A single window of Granulicella sibirica DNA harbors:
- a CDS encoding CDGSH iron-sulfur domain-containing protein, which translates to MSDEGLKVVVGAGEESASENVPAVKITVRPNGPFRVEGPIQLVDVNGQEWDLTGKPAISLCRCGLSSKRPFCDGTHGREGWKCDASPIPVEPVAQG; encoded by the coding sequence ATGTCGGACGAAGGTTTGAAGGTAGTGGTGGGCGCAGGCGAAGAGTCGGCTTCGGAAAATGTCCCAGCAGTAAAGATAACGGTTCGCCCCAACGGTCCCTTCCGCGTCGAGGGCCCCATTCAGCTCGTCGACGTCAATGGGCAGGAGTGGGACCTCACCGGAAAGCCCGCCATCTCGCTCTGCCGCTGCGGCCTTTCGTCCAAGCGGCCCTTCTGCGATGGCACCCACGGACGCGAGGGATGGAAATGCGACGCAAGCCCGATCCCCGTTGAGCCCGTCGCTCAGGGATAA
- a CDS encoding sigma-54-dependent transcriptional regulator — MSPGAYRPEYGNDAVASPSGVLIGVSSLDPGLAPSPRAETADQVELFRVLVVDDDEPVRRACCDIAESMGFAVISAGTGAEAQAMMRRQPIDLLLLDLKLPGGLSGLSLLGEVKSLYPHTSVVVMTAFATVSSAVEAMRIGAGDYLTKPFALEELTSIFSRVEQTWHLELETRRLRESMRTQKGLGNMIGRSPEMEKLYRILTKVAHSTHPVLILGESGTGKELVARSIHFGGPLGPKPFVPVDCGSLVPTLIESELFGYVRGAFTGANKAKTGLLASAEGGTVFLDEIGELPLDLQAKLLRALQEKEVRPVGATFTVPISARVLAATNRDLVSMVEQGKFRKDLYFRLNVVNLKIPPLRSRREDIPVLAMHFLERLERETGIAYELSDDALRTMTEYDWPGNVRELENAIERASALSSGPILHFNDLPSQLQDSHRQRRMQATITIGRGERPQEEEMVRRSPGSGSAPAAILSIAEMEKQAILRTIRQLKGDKLMAAKLLGIGKTTLYRKLKEYGIAEGGELGD; from the coding sequence ATGTCCCCTGGGGCCTATCGTCCCGAGTACGGCAATGACGCCGTAGCCAGTCCGTCAGGGGTGTTGATCGGCGTCTCGAGCCTGGACCCCGGCCTGGCTCCCTCGCCACGCGCCGAGACAGCCGATCAGGTGGAACTGTTTCGTGTGCTTGTGGTCGATGACGATGAGCCAGTCCGCAGGGCATGTTGCGACATTGCGGAAAGCATGGGCTTTGCCGTCATCAGCGCGGGTACCGGGGCGGAGGCGCAGGCGATGATGAGGCGGCAGCCAATCGATCTCCTGCTTCTCGATCTCAAACTTCCCGGCGGACTGAGCGGCCTGTCTCTTCTGGGAGAGGTCAAATCGCTCTACCCCCACACCTCCGTGGTCGTCATGACTGCCTTCGCCACGGTCAGCTCTGCGGTCGAGGCGATGAGAATCGGCGCAGGCGATTACCTTACCAAGCCCTTCGCCCTGGAGGAGCTGACCTCGATTTTTTCCCGGGTTGAGCAAACCTGGCATCTCGAGCTTGAGACGCGGCGTCTGCGCGAGAGCATGCGGACGCAAAAAGGGCTCGGCAACATGATCGGGCGATCGCCCGAGATGGAAAAGCTCTACCGAATCCTCACGAAGGTCGCCCATTCGACTCACCCCGTACTGATTCTCGGCGAGAGCGGCACGGGTAAAGAACTCGTCGCTCGGTCCATTCACTTCGGTGGCCCGCTCGGACCGAAGCCCTTCGTCCCGGTCGACTGCGGCTCTCTCGTTCCAACCCTGATCGAGAGCGAGCTCTTTGGATACGTCCGTGGAGCATTCACGGGAGCCAATAAGGCGAAGACGGGCCTGCTGGCCTCTGCCGAAGGAGGCACGGTTTTCCTCGACGAGATCGGCGAGCTTCCGCTCGACCTGCAGGCCAAGCTCCTGAGGGCCCTGCAGGAGAAGGAGGTGCGGCCGGTCGGTGCGACGTTTACGGTGCCCATTTCGGCGCGCGTCCTCGCCGCTACCAACCGTGATCTTGTCAGCATGGTCGAGCAGGGAAAGTTTCGCAAGGATCTCTATTTCCGTCTAAACGTCGTCAATCTCAAAATTCCCCCGCTGCGCTCACGCAGAGAGGACATCCCGGTCCTCGCGATGCACTTTCTCGAGCGTCTGGAGAGGGAGACAGGGATAGCCTACGAGCTCTCCGACGACGCTCTCCGGACCATGACGGAATACGATTGGCCCGGCAACGTGCGCGAGCTCGAGAACGCGATCGAACGTGCCTCCGCCCTGTCCTCCGGCCCGATTCTGCACTTCAACGACCTCCCAAGCCAATTGCAGGACTCGCATCGGCAGCGCAGGATGCAGGCAACGATCACGATCGGGAGAGGCGAGCGGCCGCAGGAGGAAGAAATGGTGCGGCGAAGCCCCGGATCCGGGTCGGCTCCGGCAGCCATCCTCTCGATTGCCGAGATGGAAAAGCAGGCGATTCTGCGGACCATTCGCCAGCTAAAGGGAGACAAACTGATGGCGGCCAAACTTCTCGGCATCGGCAAGACCACCCTCTATCGAAAGCTAAAGGAATACGGGATTGCCGAAGGCGGTGAGCTCGGAGACTAG
- the rph gene encoding ribonuclease PH — protein MPDATQLFRPGGRDANALRTIRLTPGYVGTAEGSVLIEAGNTRVLCNATIEAGVPGWMRNSGRGWVTAEYGMLPRATLTRSARESERGKVGGRTHEIQRLIGRSLRAVVDMKALGERTIILDCDVIQADGGTRTAAITGASVALAIALEKLVAAGTLKSSPLKQMIAATSVGIVDGHVLLDLAYEEDSRATVDMNVVMLADGGLVETQATAEKDSYSRAALNQMLDLAEAGIRELLVLQREALKQGS, from the coding sequence ATGCCTGATGCTACCCAGTTGTTCCGGCCTGGTGGCCGCGATGCCAATGCTCTTCGTACGATTCGTCTTACGCCTGGATATGTCGGGACCGCGGAAGGATCGGTGTTGATTGAGGCTGGGAATACTCGTGTGTTGTGCAATGCGACGATCGAGGCTGGCGTTCCAGGATGGATGCGGAACTCTGGGCGAGGGTGGGTTACGGCGGAATATGGGATGCTTCCGCGAGCTACACTGACGCGCTCGGCGAGAGAGTCGGAGCGTGGGAAGGTTGGCGGACGGACGCATGAGATCCAGAGGCTGATTGGGCGGAGTCTGCGCGCTGTCGTCGATATGAAGGCTTTGGGCGAGAGGACGATCATTCTTGACTGCGATGTGATTCAGGCGGATGGCGGGACGCGAACGGCGGCTATTACGGGTGCTTCGGTTGCGCTCGCGATTGCGCTCGAGAAACTGGTTGCGGCTGGAACTTTGAAGAGTTCGCCTTTGAAACAGATGATCGCGGCGACATCCGTTGGGATCGTCGACGGGCATGTTTTATTAGATTTGGCTTATGAAGAGGATTCGCGAGCGACTGTCGATATGAATGTCGTGATGCTTGCGGATGGCGGGTTGGTGGAAACGCAGGCTACGGCGGAGAAGGATTCTTACAGTCGCGCTGCGTTGAACCAGATGCTCGATCTTGCGGAAGCCGGAATTCGCGAGCTTCTGGTGCTGCAGCGCGAGGCTCTGAAGCAGGGTTCGTAA
- the trmFO gene encoding methylenetetrahydrofolate--tRNA-(uracil(54)-C(5))-methyltransferase (FADH(2)-oxidizing) TrmFO encodes MKNIRIIGGGLAGPEAALQAAAQGCTVTLYEMRPHRSTEAHQTADFAELVCSNSLKSESENTAPWLLKQEMRRAHSFLLREADASSVPAGHALAVDRVEFSRRVASLLEDNPRITIRREEITSLDEHEPNTITILASGPLTSAALAAELQRLTGADHLAFYDSISPIVDASTIDMDKVYFAARYDKGTADYINCPFTKEEYEVFLDALISAENIEQKSWEKLPEDGNPEHLANAASGTPPVSTPEKMHYFEGCLPIEETARRGRDTLRFGPMKPVGLTDPKTGRWPYAVVQLRQENLRADSYNLVGFQNHLKFGEQNRVLRLIPGLENAKFLRYGQIHRNTYIHAPSLLTETLQLKAHPSIMIAGQLSGVEGYTESIASGMLAGRYAAALARDEQPTPAPRQSANGSLAHYITHAESKRFQPANITFDLLPPLEEELRKKMRDKKERHKLQCDRALVAWDSWLTGNR; translated from the coding sequence ATGAAAAACATCCGCATCATCGGCGGAGGCCTCGCAGGCCCCGAAGCCGCACTCCAGGCCGCCGCCCAAGGCTGCACCGTCACCCTCTACGAGATGCGCCCGCACCGCTCCACCGAGGCCCACCAGACCGCCGACTTCGCCGAACTCGTCTGCTCCAACTCCCTCAAGTCCGAGTCCGAAAACACCGCGCCCTGGCTCCTCAAGCAGGAGATGCGCCGCGCCCACTCCTTCCTCCTCCGCGAAGCCGACGCCTCCTCCGTCCCCGCCGGCCACGCCCTCGCCGTCGACCGCGTCGAGTTCTCCCGCCGCGTCGCCTCGCTCCTCGAAGACAATCCCCGCATCACCATCCGCCGCGAAGAGATCACCTCCCTCGACGAACACGAGCCCAACACCATCACCATCCTCGCCTCCGGCCCCCTCACCTCGGCCGCTCTGGCCGCTGAACTCCAGCGCCTCACCGGTGCCGACCACCTCGCCTTCTACGACTCCATCTCCCCCATCGTCGACGCCTCCACCATCGACATGGACAAGGTCTACTTCGCCGCCCGCTACGACAAGGGCACCGCCGACTACATCAACTGCCCTTTCACCAAAGAAGAGTACGAAGTTTTCCTCGACGCCCTCATCTCAGCAGAAAACATCGAACAGAAATCCTGGGAAAAACTTCCCGAAGATGGCAATCCCGAACACCTCGCCAACGCCGCGTCGGGAACCCCTCCCGTTTCGACTCCCGAGAAGATGCACTACTTCGAAGGCTGTCTCCCGATTGAGGAGACCGCCCGCCGTGGGCGCGACACGCTCCGTTTCGGGCCCATGAAGCCGGTCGGCCTCACCGATCCCAAAACCGGCCGCTGGCCCTACGCCGTCGTCCAACTCCGCCAGGAGAACCTCCGCGCCGACTCCTACAACCTCGTCGGCTTCCAGAACCACCTCAAGTTCGGCGAGCAGAACCGCGTCCTCCGCCTCATCCCCGGCCTCGAAAACGCCAAATTTCTCCGCTACGGCCAGATCCACCGCAACACCTACATCCACGCCCCAAGCCTCCTCACCGAGACTCTCCAGCTCAAGGCCCACCCATCGATCATGATCGCCGGCCAGCTCTCCGGCGTGGAAGGCTACACCGAATCCATCGCCTCCGGCATGCTCGCCGGACGCTACGCCGCCGCTTTAGCCCGCGACGAACAGCCCACCCCGGCCCCCCGCCAAAGCGCGAACGGAAGCCTCGCCCACTACATCACCCACGCTGAGTCCAAGCGCTTCCAACCAGCCAACATCACCTTCGATCTCCTCCCTCCGCTCGAAGAAGAGCTCCGTAAAAAGATGCGCGATAAGAAGGAACGCCACAAGCTCCAGTGCGACCGAGCCCTCGTAGCCTGGGATTCCTGGCTCACAGGCAATCGCTGA
- a CDS encoding PP2C family protein-serine/threonine phosphatase: protein MYALARPTLKHLSALFLSFLCLTSLAQSPAPLQRVQSSDGIDHITLGQSVFSLNGPYKFNIGDSPLDPATHQPLWAESGFDDSHWETVDLTPPEGSFDAFSGVTGYVPGWTAQGHPGYSGYAWYRIRVKVANPSGSKLAIAGPDGDVDDGFQVFANGALLGSFGDFSTSHPTVYVAQPTFFPIPHSGLAATADGTEVIAFRFWMEAATLKYVPDAGGFHTAPALGEEGGVGTIYRVRWLEQVRSQAVGIVETLFFFLLVVLAISLSIFDRSDKIYYWITAVYAISACTLVVQIVSYLSQSISEVTSDLLVDVLFVPLCLGLWMMVWRVWFQLKRPVWLPKVALLLTLLYMVGQLLGGEIFSGLVPHTAAVKLHVVSVAVRLAFLALLVLVVVLGVRQQGREGWVALPAVLMLGVSNFQNELMVLHIRVIWFPFGTTVTLDTAASLLLVLALFFLLLRRLFFSLRLQREQALDIKQAAEVQQVILPQSRTVYPGLLIETEYRAARQVGGDFFQIIPHSGDGSTLIVAGDVTGKGLQAGMTVALLVGAIRSTAELNSDPLAMIQALNRRLLGRESSQATCLALSIAANGSCTLANAGHLPPYRNGMPLDMEGALPLGMIDGAEFSVMHFTLADDDKLVMVSDGILEATNEKGELFGFERVAELLRNSTPVKALADAAQLFGQNDDISVVAVTRTA from the coding sequence TTGTACGCACTCGCCCGGCCTACCCTGAAGCATCTCTCTGCCTTGTTTCTGTCCTTCCTCTGCCTCACCTCCCTCGCGCAATCGCCCGCGCCCCTCCAGCGTGTCCAGTCATCCGACGGTATAGACCACATCACCCTGGGCCAGTCGGTCTTCTCGCTCAACGGCCCGTACAAGTTCAACATCGGCGACTCGCCGCTCGACCCCGCGACGCACCAGCCACTCTGGGCTGAGTCCGGCTTCGACGACTCCCACTGGGAGACCGTCGACCTCACCCCGCCCGAAGGCTCCTTCGATGCCTTCAGCGGCGTCACCGGCTACGTCCCGGGATGGACGGCCCAGGGCCATCCCGGGTACTCCGGTTACGCGTGGTATCGCATCCGCGTGAAAGTAGCGAATCCCTCCGGAAGTAAGCTTGCAATTGCTGGTCCCGATGGCGACGTGGACGATGGCTTTCAGGTCTTCGCCAACGGCGCCCTGCTGGGCAGCTTCGGTGATTTCTCCACCAGCCATCCCACGGTTTACGTCGCCCAGCCGACGTTCTTCCCTATTCCACACTCAGGCCTGGCTGCTACAGCCGATGGCACCGAGGTAATCGCCTTCCGCTTCTGGATGGAAGCCGCCACGCTCAAGTATGTACCGGATGCGGGAGGCTTCCATACTGCCCCTGCGCTGGGAGAGGAAGGCGGGGTCGGCACCATCTATCGGGTCCGCTGGCTGGAACAGGTTCGCTCTCAGGCGGTAGGCATCGTCGAGACTCTTTTCTTCTTCCTGCTTGTGGTGCTGGCCATCAGCCTCTCCATCTTCGACCGCTCCGACAAGATCTACTACTGGATCACGGCGGTCTACGCTATCTCAGCCTGTACCCTGGTCGTCCAAATCGTCAGTTACCTTAGCCAGTCGATCAGCGAAGTGACCTCTGACCTGTTGGTAGACGTTCTCTTCGTCCCGCTCTGCCTCGGCCTATGGATGATGGTCTGGCGTGTATGGTTTCAGTTGAAGAGGCCTGTTTGGTTGCCGAAGGTAGCCTTGCTGCTGACGCTGCTCTACATGGTCGGCCAGTTGCTGGGTGGCGAGATATTCTCCGGCCTCGTCCCGCACACTGCGGCCGTGAAGCTTCACGTGGTCTCGGTCGCGGTGCGGCTCGCCTTCCTCGCGCTTCTGGTGCTGGTCGTCGTCCTCGGTGTTCGCCAGCAGGGGCGCGAAGGGTGGGTCGCCCTGCCCGCCGTCCTTATGCTCGGCGTGTCAAATTTCCAGAATGAACTGATGGTCCTTCATATTCGGGTCATCTGGTTTCCTTTCGGGACGACGGTCACCCTTGACACGGCGGCGAGCCTTCTGCTGGTACTCGCCCTTTTCTTCCTTCTGCTGCGGCGCCTGTTCTTCTCGCTCCGTCTGCAGCGCGAGCAGGCTCTCGACATCAAGCAGGCCGCCGAGGTCCAGCAGGTCATCCTTCCCCAGTCTCGGACCGTATATCCCGGTCTTCTCATCGAGACCGAATACCGTGCAGCCCGCCAGGTCGGCGGCGACTTCTTCCAGATCATTCCCCACTCAGGCGACGGAAGCACACTCATCGTTGCCGGGGATGTGACCGGCAAGGGCCTCCAGGCCGGCATGACCGTCGCCCTGCTGGTCGGCGCAATCCGCAGCACCGCCGAACTCAACTCCGACCCGCTCGCCATGATCCAGGCCCTGAACCGCCGCCTCCTCGGCCGCGAATCCTCACAAGCGACCTGCCTTGCTCTCAGCATCGCCGCAAACGGAAGCTGCACGCTCGCCAACGCCGGCCATCTCCCGCCTTATCGCAACGGCATGCCGCTCGACATGGAAGGCGCTCTCCCGCTCGGCATGATCGACGGAGCGGAGTTCTCCGTCATGCACTTCACCCTCGCCGACGACGACAAGCTGGTGATGGTCTCCGACGGAATCCTCGAAGCGACGAACGAGAAAGGAGAGTTGTTCGGCTTCGAGCGCGTTGCTGAACTCCTGCGAAACTCCACTCCAGTCAAAGCCCTCGCCGACGCAGCCCAGCTATTCGGCCAGAACGACGACATCAGCGTGGTTGCCGTCACGCGTACCGCTTAG
- a CDS encoding FAD-dependent oxidoreductase → MRRANSVLLREADASAVPAGHALAVDRVEFSKRVATLLEDNPRITIRREEITSLDENEPDTITILASGPLTSAA, encoded by the coding sequence ATGCGCCGCGCCAACTCCGTCCTCCTCCGCGAAGCCGACGCCTCCGCCGTCCCCGCAGGCCACGCCCTCGCCGTCGACCGAGTCGAGTTCTCCAAACGCGTCGCCACCCTCCTCGAGGACAACCCCCGCATCACCATCCGGCGCGAAGAGATCACCTCCCTCGACGAAAACGAGCCCGACACCATCACCATCCTCGCCTCCGGCCCCCTCACCTCGGCCGCATAA
- a CDS encoding SDR family NAD(P)-dependent oxidoreductase: MNRFEGKVVIVTGAGSGIGAATAKRFLAEGAAVVLNGRRKDKLAETANGIDARRVLLHDGDISDEAYVTKLVEDTVEKFGCIDVLVNNAGVAAFGPILKSTTEQWHKVMSIDVDGVYFAIRSALPHLLKTKGSIVNVSSVSGLGGDWGGSIYNAAKGAVTNLTRALALELGSEGVRVNAVNPSLTSTEMTADFENNEPLIAKFKDRLPIGRGAKPEEVAGVIAFLASEDAAFVNGVNLPVDGGITASNGQPNMTGLV, encoded by the coding sequence ATGAATCGTTTTGAGGGAAAAGTAGTGATCGTGACAGGCGCCGGCTCCGGCATCGGAGCTGCAACAGCAAAGCGCTTTCTCGCCGAGGGAGCAGCGGTCGTTCTCAATGGACGCCGCAAGGACAAGCTCGCGGAGACAGCCAACGGCATCGATGCCAGGCGTGTACTGCTTCACGATGGAGATATCTCTGACGAGGCATACGTCACGAAGTTAGTCGAGGACACCGTCGAGAAGTTCGGATGCATCGACGTTCTTGTGAACAACGCAGGAGTTGCCGCGTTTGGGCCTATCTTGAAGAGCACGACCGAGCAGTGGCACAAGGTGATGAGCATCGATGTGGACGGAGTGTACTTCGCGATCCGCTCAGCCCTGCCGCATCTGCTCAAGACGAAGGGCTCGATCGTGAACGTCTCTTCGGTCTCAGGGCTTGGTGGAGACTGGGGCGGCAGCATTTATAACGCTGCGAAGGGAGCCGTCACAAACCTGACGCGTGCGCTCGCCTTGGAGCTCGGTTCCGAAGGAGTGCGTGTGAACGCTGTCAATCCCAGCCTTACCTCGACCGAGATGACCGCCGATTTCGAAAACAACGAACCGCTCATCGCGAAGTTCAAAGATCGTCTCCCGATCGGACGTGGTGCCAAGCCGGAGGAAGTGGCTGGTGTGATCGCCTTTCTCGCCAGCGAAGATGCAGCGTTCGTGAACGGCGTCAATCTTCCGGTCGATGGCGGCATTACAGCTTCCAACGGCCAGCCGAACATGACCGGCCTGGTCTAG
- a CDS encoding SDR family NAD(P)-dependent oxidoreductase, protein MAELHGKVALVTGGTRGIGREIALEFARAGADVAIVGRKHSEDADAVLAEVHALGRKAHACFADLSNATDAASAVAKASAALGPISLLVNNAGINPSKPLDQISPVDWNEAIGINLSSAFYVTQAVLPAMRAQQWGRIIMLSSVAAQLGGVIGPHYAASKAGLIGMMHGYAALLAKEGITVNAIAPALIETEMLKSNNRIRPDLIPIGRFGKVEEVASIALMLAGNGYITGQTINANGGWYMS, encoded by the coding sequence ATGGCGGAACTGCACGGAAAAGTAGCTTTGGTCACTGGCGGCACGCGTGGCATCGGGCGCGAGATTGCCCTGGAGTTTGCTCGCGCTGGTGCGGATGTGGCTATTGTCGGGCGGAAGCACAGCGAAGATGCTGACGCGGTGCTGGCAGAGGTACATGCTCTTGGACGCAAGGCTCACGCGTGCTTCGCGGACTTGTCGAACGCAACGGATGCTGCATCTGCCGTGGCCAAGGCAAGTGCAGCCCTCGGCCCGATATCCCTTCTCGTCAACAACGCCGGGATCAATCCGAGTAAGCCTTTGGATCAAATCTCTCCGGTGGACTGGAATGAAGCCATCGGAATCAACCTCAGTTCCGCGTTCTACGTGACTCAGGCGGTACTGCCCGCGATGCGCGCACAACAGTGGGGACGCATCATCATGCTCTCCTCGGTCGCGGCGCAGCTTGGCGGCGTCATCGGACCGCACTATGCGGCGAGCAAGGCAGGGCTGATCGGCATGATGCACGGGTATGCAGCCCTTCTTGCGAAGGAAGGCATTACCGTCAACGCGATTGCTCCCGCCTTGATTGAAACGGAGATGTTGAAGAGCAACAATCGAATCAGGCCCGATCTAATCCCCATCGGCCGCTTCGGCAAGGTCGAAGAGGTCGCCTCCATCGCGCTGATGCTTGCGGGGAACGGCTACATCACAGGACAAACCATCAACGCCAATGGCGGCTGGTACATGAGCTAA
- a CDS encoding carboxymuconolactone decarboxylase family protein: MADQSQTLAPDALYEQGSKTFTSSLGTSSIDFEKSFEDIAPGFGRLILEAEFGNAYHRPGLDLKTRELIIVATCATLGATGYDAAKMHIGAALRAGATRAEIVEALVQITFAAGLPTSIGALQAAREAFAKLDEKGS, translated from the coding sequence ATGGCCGATCAATCGCAAACACTCGCACCGGATGCACTTTACGAACAAGGCTCTAAGACCTTCACCTCTTCCCTCGGAACATCGTCGATCGACTTTGAAAAGAGCTTTGAAGATATAGCGCCGGGATTCGGGCGTCTGATCCTCGAAGCCGAGTTCGGGAATGCCTATCATCGCCCCGGCCTCGATCTGAAGACGCGCGAACTCATCATTGTTGCCACCTGTGCAACCTTGGGTGCAACCGGATACGACGCGGCCAAGATGCATATCGGCGCAGCACTGCGGGCAGGAGCGACACGCGCCGAGATCGTCGAAGCACTTGTACAAATCACGTTCGCGGCTGGGCTTCCGACTTCCATTGGAGCTCTCCAGGCCGCGCGGGAAGCGTTTGCGAAGCTTGACGAAAAAGGCAGCTAA
- a CDS encoding TetR/AcrR family transcriptional regulator, with product MAQSPERSIFDSLAALDVMSKRDTILAAATRVFIQHGYEGTSMELVAKTACAARRTLYNQFPEGKAQLFSAVVERMWKAFPVMSIATDEAMLADPEKGLRTIGYAIGNFWKTPLSVSFLRMIIGEASRFPELMRSFFDAGKTPAVGAIRNYIAELGKRGTLDIDDAGLASEQFIGMIDESVLWVRVMGSDSELASERIAAVVEQAVAIFLGHYRKPAQRVARRTK from the coding sequence ATGGCCCAGTCCCCGGAACGCTCAATCTTCGACTCCCTGGCCGCTCTTGATGTGATGTCGAAACGCGACACCATCCTTGCCGCGGCTACCCGTGTGTTTATTCAGCACGGCTATGAAGGGACGAGCATGGAGCTTGTGGCTAAGACGGCCTGCGCGGCGAGACGCACCCTTTATAACCAGTTCCCGGAAGGAAAAGCGCAGCTCTTCTCGGCCGTGGTGGAGCGCATGTGGAAGGCGTTTCCGGTTATGTCGATCGCGACGGACGAAGCGATGCTGGCTGATCCGGAGAAGGGTCTTCGTACGATCGGTTATGCCATTGGAAACTTCTGGAAGACACCGCTTTCGGTCTCCTTCTTACGAATGATCATCGGAGAAGCGTCACGGTTTCCCGAACTGATGCGCAGCTTTTTCGACGCCGGTAAGACACCGGCAGTCGGAGCGATTCGCAACTACATCGCAGAGTTGGGAAAGCGCGGGACACTCGATATTGACGACGCGGGCCTGGCGTCGGAGCAATTCATTGGAATGATCGACGAATCGGTGCTCTGGGTTCGCGTGATGGGTTCGGATTCGGAACTTGCATCCGAGCGCATTGCCGCTGTTGTCGAACAGGCCGTAGCCATCTTTCTTGGGCATTATCGGAAGCCCGCGCAACGCGTGGCTCGGCGCACGAAGTAA
- a CDS encoding RNA polymerase sigma factor has translation MESDTERIALGLRQKDVAVLEKLVEQYQYRLVRYLVSLLGRRDGVDDLVQDIWLRVLERGESYNGLSRFEPWLFRVARNLALDAMRKRPMFSLDSNEEDVVRSSPASSEPSPYTLAARTQDAERLAHTLETLEPLFREALMLRFQEDLSLQEISVIVGAPVSTVASRIYRGLAMLRPQFEGEPA, from the coding sequence ATGGAAAGCGATACGGAAAGAATCGCGCTTGGGTTGCGCCAGAAAGATGTCGCTGTCCTCGAGAAGCTGGTCGAGCAATACCAATACCGACTTGTTCGTTATCTCGTCTCCCTGTTGGGCAGACGCGATGGAGTTGACGACCTGGTGCAGGATATATGGCTTCGGGTTCTGGAGCGGGGTGAATCCTACAACGGGCTCTCCCGCTTTGAACCATGGCTTTTCAGAGTGGCGCGCAATCTCGCTCTCGATGCCATGCGTAAGCGGCCGATGTTCAGCCTGGACTCAAATGAGGAGGATGTCGTTCGCTCATCGCCTGCGTCCAGTGAGCCTTCGCCATACACGCTTGCGGCGCGGACACAAGATGCCGAGCGGCTAGCCCACACGCTCGAGACTCTGGAACCCCTGTTTCGCGAAGCCCTCATGCTGCGCTTTCAAGAAGATTTATCTCTACAGGAGATCTCTGTGATTGTGGGAGCGCCGGTCTCTACCGTCGCTTCCAGAATTTATCGAGGACTGGCAATGCTGCGTCCTCAGTTCGAGGGGGAACCAGCATGA
- a CDS encoding zf-HC2 domain-containing protein, with the protein MNFNFHETFQQMVDESLAGTISAEKKQSLREHLSTCVPCQEYLSATNRVIAGLSGFSFEVNPTLNAKVLAALRLQAEQVRSARPRRLQFMRRHIVEFKVWAAFAVALLLSIVGSAFVYEVATLLLHFETVQVRTDVLIFWLLPSFCVTLCLLVTPSDKRGIA; encoded by the coding sequence ATGAATTTTAATTTCCACGAAACTTTCCAACAGATGGTCGACGAGAGCCTGGCGGGTACCATCTCAGCGGAGAAGAAGCAATCTCTCCGCGAGCATCTCTCTACTTGCGTTCCGTGCCAGGAGTATCTCAGCGCCACCAATCGGGTTATCGCGGGCCTGAGCGGTTTTTCCTTCGAAGTGAATCCGACCCTCAATGCGAAGGTTCTGGCAGCCCTCAGACTACAAGCGGAACAGGTCCGATCGGCAAGGCCACGCCGTCTGCAATTCATGCGTCGGCACATCGTGGAATTCAAGGTCTGGGCTGCATTTGCCGTAGCGCTCTTGCTATCCATTGTGGGATCGGCATTTGTCTACGAGGTAGCCACGCTGCTGTTGCACTTCGAGACGGTGCAAGTCCGTACTGATGTGCTTATCTTTTGGCTGCTGCCATCCTTTTGCGTGACTTTATGTCTGCTCGTTACGCCAAGCGATAAGAGAGGTATTGCATGA
- a CDS encoding zinc-ribbon domain-containing protein, with amino-acid sequence MTQQSAVLLIAFLAGLFVAAALLGTAKRHLLPRFAMVIAALAVPVWVACFASGFGRSFLAFKGFLNSMPEALWFGVTFGVFTASFFLALGYVYGDAKRRGKPAWAWTIAAFLIPNLIGFVLYFVFRGPLLRPCTSCGKPIRGGEAFCSHCGYSQGSSSGHIAHDGGPYEA; translated from the coding sequence ATGACACAGCAATCGGCGGTGCTTTTGATAGCGTTCCTGGCCGGGCTCTTCGTTGCGGCTGCCTTGTTAGGAACCGCGAAACGACATCTTCTACCAAGGTTTGCGATGGTCATCGCAGCATTGGCTGTCCCGGTTTGGGTAGCCTGTTTTGCTTCCGGCTTTGGCCGTTCCTTCCTTGCTTTCAAAGGATTTCTCAATTCCATGCCCGAAGCGCTGTGGTTTGGCGTGACGTTTGGTGTCTTCACCGCGTCGTTTTTTCTTGCTCTTGGGTATGTCTATGGGGACGCCAAAAGGCGTGGGAAGCCTGCATGGGCATGGACGATTGCCGCCTTCCTCATACCCAATCTAATCGGGTTTGTCCTCTATTTCGTCTTCCGAGGACCACTGCTTCGGCCTTGCACTTCCTGTGGCAAACCTATTCGAGGGGGAGAAGCATTCTGCTCACACTGTGGATACTCGCAGGGTTCCAGTAGCGGACACATCGCACACGATGGAGGACCGTATGAAGCGTGA